Proteins from a single region of Labedella gwakjiensis:
- the trpA gene encoding tryptophan synthase subunit alpha: MSAVSDVIRTRVDAGSGALVGYLPVGFPSFEESIDAAVAIAQNGVDVIELGLPYSDPVMDGPVIQAATQQALARGFRLSQGFEAVRRITDQVSVPVLLMTYWNPVLSYGVERFADDLVSAGGAGLITPDLIPDEAEEWLAASERTGLDRVFLAAPSSSDARLARAVEVSRGFVYAVSTMGITGARTDVDSAARSLVSRLRDAGVENTCVGLGISSAQQVREVLDYADGAIVGSALVTALSSGGVDAVARVAADLATGTSRAGEVRRDEGIRST, encoded by the coding sequence ATGAGCGCCGTCTCCGACGTCATCCGCACACGCGTCGACGCCGGTTCAGGCGCGCTCGTCGGCTACCTCCCTGTGGGTTTCCCCTCGTTCGAGGAATCGATCGACGCAGCCGTCGCCATCGCGCAGAACGGCGTGGACGTCATCGAACTGGGGCTTCCGTACTCCGATCCCGTCATGGACGGCCCGGTCATCCAAGCCGCGACGCAGCAGGCTCTCGCTCGCGGATTCCGGTTGAGTCAGGGTTTCGAGGCCGTGCGGCGCATCACCGATCAGGTGTCGGTTCCCGTCCTCCTCATGACGTACTGGAACCCGGTCCTCTCCTATGGGGTCGAGCGTTTCGCCGATGACCTCGTCTCCGCTGGCGGCGCCGGACTCATCACCCCCGACCTCATCCCGGACGAGGCGGAGGAGTGGCTCGCAGCCTCCGAGCGCACCGGCCTCGATCGCGTGTTCCTCGCGGCCCCGTCCTCGTCCGACGCCCGTCTCGCGCGAGCGGTCGAAGTGAGCCGCGGGTTCGTGTACGCCGTGTCCACGATGGGCATCACCGGGGCCCGGACCGACGTCGACTCCGCCGCGCGCAGCCTCGTCTCCCGCTTGCGCGATGCGGGCGTCGAGAACACGTGCGTCGGCCTCGGCATCTCGTCGGCGCAGCAGGTCCGCGAGGTTCTCGACTACGCCGATGGTGCGATCGTCGGCTCCGCCCTCGTCACCGCCCTCTCATCCGGAGGCGTCGACGCCGTCGCCCGCGTCGCCGCCGATCTGGCGACCGGTACCTCGCGTGCTGGCGAGGTCCGCCGCGACGAGGGCATCCGCTCCACCTAG
- the trpB gene encoding tryptophan synthase subunit beta, with product MALRDETGPYFGEFGGRYVPESLIEALDELSEAWELAKLDPAFHAELDGLLKDYVGRPSVVTEVERFARHAGGARVLLKREDLNHTGSHKINNVLGQALLTKRIGKTRVIAETGAGQHGVATATAAALFGLDCVIYMGEVDTERQALNVARMRLLGAEVIPVTTGSRTLKDAINDAMRDWVTNVGTTNYIFGTVAGPHPFPAMVRDLQKIIGEESREQVLALTGRLPDAVAACVGGGSNAMGIFHAFLDDTEVGLYGFEAAGDGVDTPRHAATISRGRPGVLHGARSFLLQDEDGQTIESHSISAGLDYPGVGPEHSWLSSIGRATYRGVTDAAAMEALRLLSRTEGIIPAIESSHALAGVLELGKELGPDAIILVNLSGRGDKDMETAGRYFDLIDSGAEQS from the coding sequence GTGGCCCTGCGCGACGAGACCGGTCCGTACTTCGGCGAATTCGGAGGACGCTACGTCCCCGAGTCCCTGATCGAAGCCCTCGACGAGCTGTCGGAGGCGTGGGAGCTCGCGAAGCTCGACCCCGCCTTCCATGCGGAGCTCGACGGGCTCCTCAAGGACTACGTCGGACGTCCGTCCGTCGTGACAGAGGTCGAGCGCTTCGCCCGCCACGCCGGCGGCGCACGCGTGCTCCTCAAGCGGGAGGATCTCAACCACACGGGGTCTCACAAGATCAACAACGTGCTCGGTCAGGCCCTCCTCACGAAGAGGATCGGCAAGACCCGCGTGATCGCCGAGACCGGTGCCGGCCAGCACGGTGTGGCCACCGCGACAGCCGCAGCCCTCTTCGGCCTCGACTGCGTCATCTACATGGGCGAGGTGGACACGGAGCGTCAGGCCCTCAACGTGGCCAGGATGCGTCTCCTGGGCGCCGAGGTCATCCCCGTCACGACCGGCTCGCGGACGCTCAAGGACGCGATCAACGACGCCATGCGCGACTGGGTCACGAACGTCGGCACCACCAACTACATCTTCGGCACCGTGGCCGGTCCCCACCCGTTCCCCGCGATGGTCCGCGACCTCCAGAAGATCATCGGTGAGGAGTCGCGCGAGCAGGTCCTCGCCCTCACCGGTCGACTGCCGGACGCCGTCGCGGCGTGCGTCGGCGGCGGATCCAACGCGATGGGGATCTTCCACGCGTTCCTCGACGACACCGAGGTCGGGCTCTACGGCTTCGAGGCTGCGGGCGACGGGGTCGACACGCCTCGGCACGCCGCCACGATCTCGCGCGGCCGGCCGGGTGTGCTTCACGGCGCGCGGAGCTTCCTGCTGCAGGACGAGGACGGCCAGACCATCGAGTCGCACTCGATCTCCGCGGGCCTCGACTACCCGGGTGTCGGACCGGAGCACTCGTGGCTTTCGAGCATCGGCCGGGCGACCTACCGCGGCGTCACGGACGCCGCGGCGATGGAGGCGTTGCGCCTCCTGAGTCGTACCGAGGGCATCATCCCGGCGATCGAGTCGTCGCACGCCCTCGCCGGGGTCCTCGAGCTCGGCAAGGAGCTCGGCCCTGACGCGATCATCCTCGTCAACCTCTCCGGCCGCGGAGACAAGGACATGGAGACGGCCGGTCGATACTTCGATTTGATCGACTCCGGGGCGGAGCAGTCATGA
- the lgt gene encoding prolipoprotein diacylglyceryl transferase — protein MSIPSPEVSSITLGPFTIHFYALWILLGIIVAATLTSRRLTARGVEPGVIFDYLLWTVPLGIIGARIFHVLTHPNDYFFEGAELWKVIAIWEGGIAIFGSLLGGAVGAWLASRQTGVRFWTFADALAPGMLLAQAFGRLGNYFNHELFGQPTTLPWGLEIESTNAAWPLGLPAGTLFHPTFLYEIIWNLIGVAVILWLERRFRLQWGRVFSIYLIWYGLGRIVWESIRIDPSEIIFGLRVNVWAAIGAVALGIIINVVQRRRHVGVEPSPYYPGRAWVDPDAPSGDLVDTSDPDAPESSDVDDRLSAAGTSTPDTTTRS, from the coding sequence GTGAGCATTCCCAGCCCAGAGGTGAGCAGCATCACGCTCGGGCCGTTCACCATCCACTTCTACGCCCTGTGGATCCTCCTCGGCATCATCGTGGCCGCCACCCTCACGTCGCGCCGCCTCACCGCACGAGGCGTCGAGCCCGGCGTGATCTTCGACTACCTCCTGTGGACGGTCCCGCTCGGCATCATCGGTGCCCGCATCTTCCACGTGCTCACCCACCCCAACGACTACTTCTTCGAGGGCGCCGAGCTGTGGAAGGTCATCGCCATCTGGGAGGGCGGGATCGCGATCTTCGGTTCACTGCTCGGCGGTGCGGTCGGTGCATGGCTCGCCAGCCGCCAGACCGGCGTCCGGTTCTGGACCTTCGCCGATGCCCTCGCGCCGGGGATGCTCCTCGCGCAGGCTTTCGGCCGACTGGGCAACTACTTCAACCACGAGCTCTTCGGGCAGCCCACGACGCTGCCGTGGGGACTCGAGATCGAGTCGACCAATGCCGCATGGCCGCTCGGTCTCCCGGCCGGGACCCTGTTCCATCCCACGTTCCTCTACGAGATCATCTGGAACCTCATCGGCGTGGCCGTGATCCTCTGGCTGGAGCGTCGTTTCCGCCTGCAGTGGGGCCGTGTGTTCAGCATCTACCTGATCTGGTACGGGCTGGGGCGTATCGTCTGGGAATCGATCCGCATCGATCCGAGCGAGATCATCTTCGGTCTCCGCGTCAACGTGTGGGCAGCCATCGGCGCCGTCGCGCTCGGCATCATCATCAACGTCGTCCAGCGGCGTCGCCACGTGGGCGTCGAGCCGTCCCCCTACTACCCCGGTCGTGCGTGGGTCGACCCGGACGCCCCATCGGGTGACCTCGTCGACACGAGCGATCCCGACGCCCCGGAGTCCAGCGACGTCGACGACCGTCTCAGCGCAGCGGGAACGTCGACTCCCGACACGACGACACGCTCATGA